In Microbulbifer salipaludis, a genomic segment contains:
- a CDS encoding TIGR02466 family protein gives MHTIRTAFSTPILVRDMEESGPVNHRLMEIILDMESRTPGMKRSNIGSWDSQKDFLEWPYEEIALFKKWVINGIKEITLKATKQKYNPKAQDMLAHAWANVSRADSYRKIHNHESCTWSGVYYVKSDLVKEKSVSSGNIEFLDPRMLCIQAELPNSSFGSRVRVVPRAGRLVIFPHWLLHYVNPVEDDSLRICIAFNVKIESQSVKRRGGTMLPLQKAQQFAMAETDAPSS, from the coding sequence ATGCATACGATCAGGACCGCATTCAGCACTCCCATTCTGGTGCGCGATATGGAGGAGTCCGGACCGGTCAATCACCGGCTCATGGAGATCATCCTGGACATGGAATCCCGCACGCCGGGGATGAAACGGTCGAATATCGGCAGCTGGGATTCACAGAAAGATTTTCTCGAGTGGCCATATGAAGAAATCGCTCTTTTCAAGAAATGGGTGATCAACGGCATCAAGGAAATTACCCTGAAGGCGACCAAGCAGAAGTACAATCCGAAAGCGCAGGATATGCTGGCGCACGCCTGGGCGAATGTGTCGCGCGCAGACAGCTATCGCAAAATCCACAATCACGAATCCTGTACCTGGTCGGGTGTATATTACGTAAAGTCCGACCTGGTAAAAGAGAAAAGCGTGAGTAGTGGCAATATTGAGTTTCTCGACCCGCGGATGCTGTGCATTCAGGCGGAGCTCCCCAATAGCAGCTTCGGCAGCCGTGTGCGTGTGGTGCCCCGCGCTGGCCGGCTGGTGATTTTCCCGCACTGGCTGCTCCACTATGTGAATCCGGTGGAAGACGATTCACTGCGTATTTGTATCGCCTTTAATGTAAAAATCGAAAGCCAGTCGGTAAAACGTCGCGGGGGCACGATGCTGCCATTGCAAAAGGCACAGCAGTTTGCAATGGCGGAGACGGACGCGCCATCGTCCTAG
- a CDS encoding CapA family protein yields MANPNSLSDLLSRARPKVERELQNLPPPYTLFFSISDGKQRARVCHARGKDLDALWRKLAAQARKLLASAKMHGRWLRIDWVMHAEPMDWRTLRQKFENTKRGYFRYGLALDSDWKIAFLEQELNGNAMLYGGNKVAYATVNESRFRAYTNLRFGRKTPLNFDDDTPVTRLHMEGLFVDANTDPQLLYGPGRNAGRRRIDTLDEPTAYHVVDTSTRYLASQVLKSGRFEYGWHCCFDRPIGTYNTLRHASSTYAMTEGWEVNRDTHTKRAIDRALNYLTQKLIKTALLPSGEEAAFLVEANGEIKLGGNAVCLLALVKYIELNDSDAVRDQYTGLLEKLALGIRFMQDQATGKFVHVLQYPELTVKDEFRIIYYDGEAAFGLMRLYGLTKDARWLHIVETAFEYFIANNHWQAHDHWLSYCVNELTLYRPEERYYQFGIQNVVGHLDFIIERITTFPTLLELMMAAERMVTRLRQEKTFSHLLAQLDLDKFYHALHTRAMYLLNGYFWPEYAMFFKNPAKIVGSFYIRHHAFRVRIDDVEHYLSGFVAFRKYLLNGGCPKDIGPYQQMPPVPALNESRLSTLAWGGDVNLARRQHYRTEQLGEEQVLGRIPALSNADLSLVNLECVVATTGEQGVDKGEKSPYYYRARPEMLKLLCRAQIDGVTTANNHSGDYGNQALLEQGFWLNAVGIGHTGSGANLEAALQPLIRPAGDLNVAIFSLDATQATFAAGTRQPGCAFLSLRNPQAWAQLLQPRIAAARRRAHVVVVAVHWGDNLETEPGAAEIAVGHQIIDAGADAVLGTSAHILQGIEIYKHRPIIHDAGDLLFDSVRKTLKDSGIFQLSLSHRGVEKVLFFPVGSGFGFSHQLTGLGAGAVTQRFAELCAALGTNLQPLPDGSGQILLTPPARAQHTLPAAPGTQTHPEKLDSIQRPLHPHWFTDQVPLDARITQRDFGPLRLLGLRYRPANIEQRRLLFVETFWTLNPERQAPLTENLRLDIRAVPIQDPQAHCWGKSMDHDPCDWQLPTSRWQPGVIYRDFYGLRPPANKHLRNGDLRLEIGLIGPETQLRPVPVLESPIPVNIAGLPENPNTIDGRNPPVYRSEFPPCAFEHTPGQTWNAQQLAEITGGQWIVKPPQGWYVRSVVSGQSFIAQSLNPTLFVAHRSSDRAYHERSSLSKYTKWDLHDKLPEIVQQAGARLGAVMVEKPVPGLPPELPVLQVSDPIQAIVELGLAARQRYQGDVIAVTGTAGKSSTLKMLGTMLGGKEKVLTSLGNYNSRVGAPSMLASLSADHQAAVIEVAQSALWMRQGPITRRIQPTIALITGIGVSQTTSQVKTTRDTAKWKSRIFDGLSGRAVAIVGEHLLHFDYIKKQASRFAKRVIVFGRSEAAEVRITRIDADNLSSRVTLQIAGKQLQFTVPAPSLGMVYNAVASLCAVYAMGESAEQAAEALQSFVLDEGHLDQGTLYLPDGEVRVIDDSWNATVSSMLNAFSVLADTPLSGNGRKIAALGRIVQLGDQAADLHRSLAQPLIETGVQLVVTHGSEMQFLRDTLPESLLGPHFSTAEALARYLADALRPSDLLLIKGSRRDSDFGSLPQLLKQLMAREEPA; encoded by the coding sequence ATGGCCAACCCCAACTCCTTGTCTGATTTACTGTCCCGTGCACGCCCGAAGGTAGAGCGGGAACTGCAAAACCTGCCGCCCCCCTACACGCTGTTTTTTTCCATCAGTGATGGCAAACAGCGAGCCAGGGTGTGCCACGCGCGCGGCAAAGACCTCGACGCCCTCTGGCGCAAGCTTGCCGCCCAGGCCCGGAAGCTGCTCGCATCGGCAAAGATGCACGGGCGCTGGCTGCGTATCGACTGGGTAATGCACGCCGAGCCCATGGACTGGCGCACCCTGCGGCAGAAATTCGAAAATACCAAACGCGGTTACTTCCGCTATGGGCTGGCACTGGACAGTGATTGGAAAATTGCCTTTCTGGAGCAGGAGCTCAATGGCAATGCCATGCTGTACGGAGGCAATAAAGTGGCCTACGCCACGGTCAATGAAAGCCGTTTCCGCGCCTATACCAACCTGCGTTTTGGCCGCAAGACGCCGCTTAATTTCGATGACGATACCCCGGTCACCCGCCTGCATATGGAAGGCCTGTTCGTCGATGCCAACACCGACCCGCAATTACTGTACGGCCCCGGCCGCAATGCCGGACGCCGGCGGATCGACACACTGGATGAGCCAACGGCCTATCACGTGGTTGACACCAGTACCCGTTATCTCGCCTCCCAGGTATTGAAAAGTGGGCGCTTTGAATACGGCTGGCATTGCTGTTTCGACCGCCCCATTGGCACCTACAACACACTGCGCCACGCGAGTTCTACCTACGCCATGACCGAAGGCTGGGAAGTGAACCGCGATACCCACACCAAGCGCGCCATCGACCGCGCGCTCAATTACCTCACGCAAAAGCTCATCAAAACCGCGCTGTTGCCGTCGGGCGAAGAAGCCGCCTTTCTGGTGGAAGCCAATGGCGAAATTAAACTCGGCGGCAATGCGGTGTGCCTTCTCGCGCTGGTGAAATACATTGAGCTCAACGACAGCGACGCGGTACGGGATCAATACACCGGGTTACTGGAGAAACTGGCGCTAGGTATCCGCTTTATGCAGGACCAGGCCACCGGCAAGTTCGTGCATGTACTGCAGTACCCGGAACTTACCGTCAAGGATGAATTCCGGATCATCTACTACGATGGCGAAGCCGCTTTTGGACTGATGCGGCTGTATGGACTGACCAAAGATGCGCGCTGGCTGCACATTGTGGAAACGGCCTTTGAATACTTTATTGCCAACAACCACTGGCAGGCCCACGACCACTGGCTCAGCTACTGCGTCAATGAGCTGACCCTGTATCGCCCGGAAGAACGCTACTACCAGTTCGGCATACAGAATGTGGTTGGCCATCTGGACTTCATTATCGAGCGCATCACAACCTTCCCCACCCTGCTGGAGTTGATGATGGCCGCCGAACGGATGGTTACCCGGCTTCGTCAGGAAAAAACATTTTCCCATCTGCTGGCGCAGTTAGACCTGGACAAGTTCTACCACGCGTTGCATACCCGCGCCATGTACCTGTTGAATGGCTATTTCTGGCCCGAGTACGCGATGTTCTTCAAGAATCCGGCGAAGATCGTCGGCAGCTTTTATATTCGCCACCATGCGTTCCGGGTGCGCATTGACGATGTAGAGCATTACCTCTCCGGGTTTGTGGCCTTCCGCAAATATCTGCTGAACGGCGGTTGTCCAAAAGACATCGGCCCCTATCAGCAAATGCCGCCGGTGCCGGCACTAAACGAAAGCCGGTTATCCACCCTCGCCTGGGGCGGCGATGTAAACCTGGCTCGCCGCCAGCACTACCGCACCGAGCAACTGGGCGAAGAGCAGGTCCTCGGTCGCATTCCCGCGCTCAGCAATGCGGACCTGAGTCTGGTCAATCTGGAATGCGTCGTCGCCACTACCGGTGAACAGGGCGTCGACAAGGGCGAGAAATCGCCCTACTACTACCGGGCACGCCCGGAGATGCTGAAACTCCTGTGCAGGGCCCAAATCGACGGCGTCACTACCGCCAACAACCACAGTGGCGACTACGGTAATCAGGCCCTGCTGGAGCAGGGCTTCTGGCTCAATGCCGTAGGCATCGGGCACACGGGCAGCGGCGCCAACCTGGAGGCGGCACTGCAGCCGCTGATTCGCCCTGCGGGCGATCTGAACGTCGCGATCTTTTCACTGGATGCAACACAGGCAACCTTTGCCGCCGGCACCCGCCAACCAGGATGTGCCTTCCTGTCGCTGCGCAACCCGCAAGCCTGGGCACAGCTGCTGCAACCGCGCATCGCCGCCGCACGCCGGCGCGCACACGTCGTTGTCGTCGCGGTGCACTGGGGGGACAATCTGGAAACCGAACCCGGTGCCGCAGAAATCGCCGTGGGCCACCAGATTATTGACGCCGGTGCGGATGCGGTGCTCGGCACCAGTGCGCATATTCTACAGGGCATTGAAATTTACAAGCACCGGCCAATCATCCACGATGCCGGCGACCTGCTGTTTGACTCGGTGCGCAAAACACTGAAAGACAGCGGGATTTTTCAACTCTCCCTCAGCCATCGCGGTGTCGAGAAAGTGCTCTTCTTTCCGGTGGGTTCCGGGTTCGGCTTCAGCCATCAACTCACCGGGCTGGGTGCCGGCGCGGTCACCCAACGTTTCGCCGAACTGTGTGCGGCACTGGGCACCAACCTGCAGCCCTTGCCGGATGGCAGTGGGCAAATCCTGCTGACACCACCGGCCCGCGCGCAACATACCCTGCCCGCTGCCCCCGGAACACAAACGCATCCGGAAAAGCTGGATAGTATTCAGCGCCCACTGCATCCGCACTGGTTTACCGATCAGGTTCCACTAGATGCACGCATTACGCAGCGGGACTTCGGACCGCTGCGCTTGCTCGGGCTGCGTTACCGGCCCGCAAACATTGAACAGCGCCGGCTGCTGTTTGTGGAAACCTTCTGGACACTGAACCCCGAGCGGCAGGCACCACTCACGGAGAACTTGCGGCTCGATATCCGTGCAGTGCCGATCCAGGATCCACAGGCACACTGCTGGGGAAAATCCATGGACCACGACCCCTGCGACTGGCAGCTGCCCACTAGCCGTTGGCAACCAGGGGTCATCTACCGGGATTTTTATGGCCTGCGCCCGCCGGCCAACAAACATCTGCGCAACGGCGACCTCCGCCTCGAGATAGGACTGATCGGGCCGGAGACACAACTTCGCCCGGTGCCCGTGCTCGAATCTCCCATACCGGTGAACATCGCCGGATTACCGGAAAACCCCAATACCATCGACGGGCGAAATCCGCCGGTCTATCGTAGTGAATTCCCCCCCTGTGCCTTCGAGCACACCCCCGGTCAAACCTGGAATGCACAGCAGCTGGCCGAAATTACCGGTGGCCAGTGGATCGTGAAGCCACCGCAGGGCTGGTATGTACGCAGCGTGGTTTCCGGGCAGAGTTTTATCGCACAGTCCCTGAATCCAACGCTGTTTGTGGCCCACCGAAGCAGTGACCGCGCCTATCATGAACGCAGCTCGCTGAGCAAATACACCAAATGGGACCTGCACGATAAGCTGCCCGAAATCGTGCAGCAGGCCGGCGCCCGGCTCGGTGCCGTGATGGTAGAAAAACCCGTACCGGGACTGCCGCCGGAGTTACCCGTGCTGCAGGTCAGCGATCCGATTCAGGCGATCGTGGAGCTGGGTCTGGCGGCGCGGCAGCGCTACCAGGGTGATGTCATCGCCGTGACCGGCACCGCAGGAAAATCCTCCACATTGAAAATGCTCGGCACCATGCTGGGCGGCAAAGAAAAGGTTCTCACCAGTCTGGGCAACTACAACTCGCGGGTAGGCGCACCCTCAATGCTGGCCAGCCTGAGTGCGGACCATCAGGCTGCGGTGATCGAGGTTGCCCAGAGCGCATTGTGGATGCGCCAGGGCCCGATCACCCGGCGCATTCAGCCGACCATTGCCCTGATTACCGGTATCGGCGTTTCGCAAACCACCAGCCAGGTAAAAACCACCCGGGATACGGCCAAGTGGAAATCCCGAATCTTCGATGGGTTGAGCGGCCGCGCGGTGGCGATTGTCGGTGAGCACCTGTTGCACTTCGACTACATCAAAAAGCAAGCCAGCCGTTTCGCCAAACGGGTGATCGTCTTCGGTCGCAGTGAAGCTGCGGAAGTGCGGATTACACGTATCGATGCAGATAACTTGAGTAGTCGGGTAACCCTGCAAATCGCCGGTAAACAGCTGCAGTTTACCGTGCCGGCGCCGAGCCTGGGGATGGTCTACAACGCGGTGGCGTCTCTGTGTGCGGTGTATGCCATGGGCGAATCTGCCGAGCAGGCAGCCGAGGCCCTGCAGAGTTTCGTTCTCGACGAGGGGCACCTGGACCAGGGAACACTCTACCTCCCCGACGGTGAGGTGCGTGTGATTGATGACAGCTGGAATGCGACCGTCAGCTCAATGCTAAATGCATTCTCGGTGCTTGCGGATACACCACTTTCCGGGAATGGAAGGAAAATTGCCGCTCTGGGACGCATCGTGCAGCTGGGTGACCAGGCCGCGGATTTGCACCGCAGCCTTGCGCAGCCCCTGATCGAAACCGGTGTACAGCTGGTGGTGACCCACGGTAGTGAAATGCAATTCCTTCGCGACACATTGCCCGAGTCCCTGTTGGGGCCACACTTCTCGACTGCGGAAGCGCTGGCCCGCTATCTCGCGGACGCGCTGCGCCCATCCGACCTGCTACTGATCAAGGGTTCCCGACGGGACTCCGACTTCGGTTCACTGCCGCAGCTTCTCAAGCAGTTGATGGCACGGGAGGAGCCCGCCTGA
- a CDS encoding transglutaminase-like domain-containing protein: MLWKFIALLPLIPVVLAASSRLSADTRNDAQYLTLVAEITIENGTAEPIEGYVHRVAVPVEGHMQQRLLGIRHDDVQRFLRKPFKHSAGDYVELEWTIPARSTSTKKIYFDLLVQDYQLHASTQQLDRRPRQPRPHDVYTRPAKYIESEADEIVRLARHIERSYADAEARLRAAFLTPQQMIQYRRQSTRGALYAVSARQGDCTEYAALFVAIARAMGYPARMTSEFLFTEHREFSQPNHHAAEVYLEGRWIPVDANLALDPRFGYGFGVGSHSKIVLNRNSVWVWSNLFPRGVSKRRGEVDVDMQWRILEMQGAE, from the coding sequence ATGTTGTGGAAATTCATTGCCTTATTGCCCCTGATTCCTGTGGTATTGGCCGCCTCGAGCCGGCTATCTGCGGATACCCGAAACGATGCGCAGTATCTGACGCTGGTTGCCGAAATCACCATTGAGAATGGTACCGCAGAGCCGATTGAGGGCTATGTGCATCGAGTGGCTGTGCCCGTTGAGGGCCACATGCAGCAGCGCCTGCTGGGTATCCGTCACGATGACGTGCAGCGCTTTTTGCGCAAGCCTTTCAAGCATAGTGCCGGCGATTATGTGGAGCTGGAGTGGACGATTCCGGCACGCAGTACGTCCACAAAGAAAATTTATTTTGATCTGTTGGTACAAGACTATCAGCTGCACGCCAGCACGCAGCAATTGGATCGACGCCCTCGCCAGCCGCGCCCTCATGATGTCTATACTCGGCCCGCGAAATACATCGAATCCGAAGCCGATGAAATTGTGCGGCTCGCGCGCCATATTGAGCGCAGTTACGCCGATGCCGAGGCGCGTCTGCGCGCCGCATTTCTAACCCCCCAACAAATGATTCAATACCGCCGACAGTCGACTCGCGGTGCGCTGTACGCGGTATCGGCGCGCCAAGGTGACTGTACCGAATATGCGGCGTTGTTCGTGGCGATTGCCCGGGCTATGGGCTATCCCGCGCGTATGACTTCCGAGTTCCTGTTTACCGAGCACCGCGAGTTCAGCCAGCCAAACCACCATGCGGCGGAGGTGTATCTGGAAGGCCGCTGGATACCCGTGGACGCGAATCTCGCGCTGGACCCACGTTTTGGCTACGGATTCGGTGTGGGCAGTCATAGCAAAATCGTACTGAACCGAAATTCTGTCTGGGTCTGGTCGAACCTTTTTCCTCGCGGCGTCAGCAAGCGTCGGGGGGAGGTCGATGTGGATATGCAGTGGCGTATCCTGGAAATGCAGGGAGCAGAGTAA
- a CDS encoding HlyD family efflux transporter periplasmic adaptor subunit codes for MSERKPQQVHKNAQDNALAGHESAISNRAGTPAVAANVAMLEADFHNAGAHYSEDSDDSRLARSNRVIWIFFLLLACFVAWSYFATVDEVSKGAGKVIPTSRAQVIQSLEGGILARLNVSEGDIVERGQILAQLDPTKVRSNVQESEARYRAALASAARLSAEVNGTELAFPDSLQQHSELIAKERRLYQTRQKSLRDSLSSLEESRDLINSELSITRSLVSSGAASNVEVLRLSRQKSEIDLKIKDVRSEYMVRAREELASVSAEVEALRSVIEGRSDSLTRLTLKSPVRGIVNDIEITTIGGVLPPNGRLMEIVPLDDRLLIEAKISPRDIAFIHPGQDAKVKITAYDFSVYGGLDGKVTSISPDTIQDETRPGEYFYRVLILTENDGLLNRAGKEFPIVPGMVATVDVRTGSKTVFDYLVKPFNQAGEALRER; via the coding sequence ATGTCGGAACGCAAACCTCAGCAGGTACACAAGAATGCGCAAGACAATGCACTCGCGGGACATGAGTCCGCCATCAGTAACCGAGCCGGGACACCGGCAGTTGCCGCGAACGTGGCGATGTTGGAAGCGGACTTTCACAATGCCGGTGCCCACTACAGCGAAGATTCGGACGACTCCCGTCTGGCCAGGTCTAATCGCGTAATCTGGATTTTCTTCCTGTTACTGGCGTGCTTTGTTGCCTGGTCGTATTTCGCCACGGTGGATGAAGTGTCGAAGGGCGCCGGAAAAGTGATTCCCACATCCCGGGCGCAGGTGATCCAGTCGTTGGAGGGCGGGATTCTCGCGCGTTTGAATGTCTCCGAGGGGGACATTGTCGAGCGCGGGCAGATCCTGGCACAGCTGGATCCCACCAAGGTACGTTCCAATGTGCAGGAGAGTGAAGCGCGGTACCGTGCGGCACTGGCCAGTGCGGCGCGCTTGAGTGCAGAGGTCAATGGTACCGAGCTGGCCTTTCCCGATTCTTTGCAGCAGCACAGTGAATTGATTGCCAAGGAGCGCAGGCTCTACCAGACCCGGCAGAAAAGCCTGCGTGACTCGCTCAGCAGCCTCGAAGAATCCCGCGATCTGATTAACAGCGAATTATCCATTACCCGTTCGCTGGTGAGTTCCGGTGCGGCGAGCAATGTCGAAGTCCTGCGCTTGAGTCGCCAGAAATCGGAAATTGACCTGAAGATCAAGGATGTGCGCTCGGAGTATATGGTGCGCGCCCGCGAGGAGCTGGCATCGGTGAGCGCCGAGGTAGAAGCTCTGCGCTCGGTGATCGAAGGGCGCTCGGATTCCCTCACGCGGCTTACCTTGAAATCTCCGGTCCGCGGTATCGTCAATGACATTGAAATAACAACCATTGGCGGTGTTCTACCACCCAATGGCCGCCTGATGGAAATTGTACCGCTGGATGACCGCCTCCTGATTGAAGCAAAAATATCGCCGCGGGATATCGCGTTCATTCATCCCGGGCAGGATGCCAAGGTGAAAATCACGGCCTACGACTTTTCGGTGTATGGTGGCCTGGATGGCAAGGTGACCAGTATTTCACCGGATACGATTCAGGATGAAACCCGGCCCGGTGAGTACTTTTACCGCGTATTGATTCTTACCGAGAACGACGGCCTGCTTAACCGGGCTGGCAAGGAGTTTCCGATTGTCCCGGGCATGGTGGCAACGGTGGATGTGCGCACCGGGTCCAAGACCGTTTTCGATTATCTGGTGAAACCCTTCAATCAGGCCGGCGAGGCGTTGCGTGAGCGCTGA
- a CDS encoding acylphosphatase, with protein MHEMTGDQKAATDPTRSPGAAVGEDQGTATTADPGSRSAAQEALPVAAIMQACAENDYSSSPLLHSQDDIGIQLLCNAAVAKGLDVRYHRRLIFEVFNRQRRVIFRQNSPANSAVYTYCARQKHIAKQIMAAEGVPVPSGGVFQDYETALYFFQQAGVPVTVKPANGSSGLGVTSGVADEAEFANAWTFARKESRTVVVEQNIVGQDVRIIVIAGKAEAAYVREPAHVVGDGQHSIRVLVDKKNAVRKKNPSLRLDLIKRFDLLERKGISLDTVPAAGEKVQLASVANTSAGGETVQVFDHLHKDLLTTAERAARCFPGLVQVGVDLIQVAPSVWKAGSPRGYIIEVNSNPGICDAVFPSYGRAIDVPDRLIAQAFSPEGAGLATGHAEPVIALAESYASHHYEQVFSEGEASQVSLIQQAAYAQNVPVEPLSKNVFRLVGPTRQCLFLSGMPEGVRMVSRKVTRNRVWLDDILPASAGYKAANRQSLHRFRLLVIDGKLVSALLIRPGERGESSTRIEVGDLVHASVLPIIDQTLTAIFDPPFVGIDLYAADISRDMGEQPWQVTDAVCNPRLYWHHFPDQGDGRDVAGALVRSALKMEPRVQKVCERFVLRGAVQGVGFRRWLKNKALLHSISGWARNRQQNDVGILEAVLEGTPAAIDSLDALCRQGPDLARVESVERSEQPCTGKTRFNIIG; from the coding sequence ATGCACGAGATGACTGGTGATCAAAAGGCTGCTACAGATCCGACGAGGTCTCCCGGTGCGGCCGTGGGCGAAGACCAGGGCACAGCGACCACCGCGGACCCCGGTTCGCGGAGTGCGGCACAGGAAGCGCTACCGGTCGCTGCGATCATGCAGGCGTGCGCTGAAAACGATTACTCTTCTTCCCCGCTGTTGCACAGCCAGGATGACATAGGCATCCAGCTGCTCTGCAATGCGGCGGTGGCGAAAGGGCTGGATGTCCGGTACCACCGCCGTTTGATATTTGAAGTATTCAACAGGCAACGCCGGGTAATTTTTCGTCAAAACTCGCCAGCCAATTCGGCGGTTTACACTTATTGCGCCCGGCAGAAACACATTGCCAAGCAGATAATGGCGGCTGAGGGCGTGCCAGTCCCGTCCGGTGGTGTCTTTCAGGACTATGAAACGGCGTTGTATTTCTTTCAGCAGGCCGGAGTGCCAGTAACGGTAAAGCCCGCTAACGGTTCGTCGGGGCTAGGTGTGACCAGCGGGGTGGCTGACGAAGCGGAGTTTGCCAACGCCTGGACCTTTGCCCGCAAGGAGAGCCGAACGGTTGTTGTGGAACAGAATATTGTTGGCCAGGATGTTCGGATCATTGTGATTGCCGGGAAGGCAGAAGCCGCTTACGTGCGTGAGCCGGCCCATGTGGTGGGCGACGGGCAGCACAGTATTCGCGTGCTGGTGGATAAAAAGAATGCGGTGCGAAAGAAAAATCCGAGCCTCCGTCTCGATCTGATCAAACGGTTCGACCTGTTGGAGCGCAAAGGTATCTCGCTGGATACAGTGCCGGCGGCCGGTGAAAAGGTGCAGCTCGCCAGTGTGGCGAATACATCGGCAGGCGGTGAAACCGTGCAGGTATTTGACCATCTGCACAAGGATTTGCTGACCACCGCGGAGCGGGCCGCGCGGTGTTTTCCCGGTCTGGTTCAGGTGGGTGTCGATCTGATTCAGGTTGCTCCCTCGGTGTGGAAGGCGGGCTCACCCCGTGGGTACATCATTGAGGTCAATTCCAATCCCGGGATATGTGATGCAGTCTTTCCTTCCTATGGTCGTGCCATTGACGTGCCCGATCGATTGATCGCGCAGGCTTTTTCGCCAGAGGGCGCCGGGCTCGCCACCGGGCATGCCGAGCCCGTCATTGCGCTGGCAGAGTCCTATGCCAGTCATCACTACGAACAGGTCTTTTCCGAAGGCGAGGCATCTCAGGTCAGCCTGATACAGCAGGCGGCCTATGCGCAGAATGTACCGGTGGAACCGCTGTCGAAAAATGTATTTCGACTTGTCGGGCCGACCCGCCAGTGCCTTTTCCTGAGTGGCATGCCGGAAGGTGTGCGCATGGTTTCACGGAAGGTGACCCGCAACCGCGTTTGGCTGGATGACATACTGCCAGCCAGCGCCGGTTACAAAGCCGCCAACCGGCAGAGCTTGCATCGCTTTCGCTTGCTGGTGATCGACGGGAAGCTGGTGTCGGCCCTGTTAATTCGCCCTGGGGAACGGGGTGAGAGTAGTACCCGGATTGAGGTCGGTGACCTGGTGCATGCGAGTGTGCTGCCGATTATTGATCAGACCCTGACGGCCATTTTCGATCCGCCCTTCGTCGGCATCGACCTGTATGCGGCGGATATCAGCCGGGACATGGGAGAGCAACCGTGGCAGGTCACCGATGCAGTATGTAATCCCAGGCTCTACTGGCATCACTTCCCGGATCAGGGCGATGGCCGCGATGTTGCCGGTGCCCTGGTTCGGTCCGCATTGAAGATGGAGCCCCGGGTACAGAAAGTGTGCGAACGGTTTGTACTTCGCGGTGCTGTTCAGGGGGTTGGGTTTCGGCGCTGGCTCAAAAACAAAGCACTATTGCACAGTATTAGTGGCTGGGCGCGCAACCGGCAACAAAATGACGTTGGCATACTGGAGGCGGTGCTGGAGGGTACGCCCGCGGCCATAGACAGCCTCGACGCCTTGTGCCGGCAGGGTCCGGATTTGGCCAGGGTCGAGTCTGTAGAACGCAGCGAACAACCCTGTACCGGTAAAACCCGGTTTAACATCATTGGATAA